The following coding sequences are from one Eriocheir sinensis breed Jianghai 21 chromosome 13, ASM2467909v1, whole genome shotgun sequence window:
- the LOC126997810 gene encoding uncharacterized protein LOC126997810, translating into MSRSADDRQPPPPPGPQLQGTTHPRRSPPPQSQHTARPATPTPTTPPERRQPAEGRAHRAAPALTAHSYALATPPPAQHLAPGSAVASGPNKQRDSRYSAAGGEVLHPPHGARGADQSPSPTVRRACIHHTTPTCK; encoded by the exons ATGAGCAGGTCAGCCGATGAccggcagccaccaccaccaccggggccACAGCTACAGGGAACCACACACCCACGGCGCTCCCCGCCCCCACAGAGCCAGCACACAGCGCGCCccgccacacccacgcccacaacACCCCCGGAGCGGCGCCAG CCAGCAGAGGGGCGTGCACACCGCGCCGCCCCCGCCCTCACCGCCCACTCTTATGCCCTCGCCACGCCCCCGCCCGCCCAGCACCTCGCCCCTGGGTCTGCCGTCGCCTCGGGGCCCAACAAGCAGCGGGACTCACGGTACTCAGCAGCGGGCGGGGAAGTGTTGCATCCTCCTCACGGTGCTCGGGGGGCGGATCAATCTCCCTCACCCACCGTCCGCCGCGCCTGTATCCACCACACCACTCCAACATGTAAATAA